Proteins encoded by one window of Macaca mulatta isolate MMU2019108-1 chromosome 10, T2T-MMU8v2.0, whole genome shotgun sequence:
- the FAM110A gene encoding protein FAM110A isoform X3, translated as MPVDTLSPGAPAAPALPCRLRTKVPGYLLRRPADGGVRKPSAVERLEADKAKYVKSLHVANTRQEPVQPLLSKQPLFSPETRRTVLTPSRRALPGPCRRPQLDLDILSSLINLCDSPVSPAEASRTPGRAEGAGQPPPATPPRPPPSTSAVRRVDVRPLPASPARLCPSPGPAAASSPARPPGLQRSKSDLSERFSRAAADLERFFNFCGLDPEEARGLGVAHLARASSDIVSLAGPSAGPGSSEGGCSRRSSVTVEERARERVPYGVSVVERNARVIKWLYGLRQARESPAAEG; from the coding sequence ATGCCTGTGGACACGCTGAGCCCTGGAGCCCCGGCCGCCCCCGCCCTACCTTGCCGCCTTCGGACCAAGGTCCCTGGCTACCTGCTACGGAGGCCGGCAGATGGTGGAGTTCGGAAACCGAGTGCTGTGGAGCGCCTGGAAGCCGACAAGGCCAAGTACGTCAAGAGCCTGCATGTGGCCAACACCCGCCAGGAACCGGTGCAGCCCCTGCTGTCCAAACAGCCACTTTTTAGCCCTGAGACTCGCCGCACAGTGCTCACGCCCAGCCGCCGAGCCCTGCCTGGCCCCTGCCGACGGCCCCAGCTGGACCTGGACATCCTCAGCAGCCTCATCAACTTGTGTGATAGTCCCGTGTCCCCTGCCGAGGCCAGCCGTACTCCTGGACGGGCAGAGGGAGCCGGCCAGCCTCCCCCAGCCACCCCTCCAAGACCGCCGCCCAGTACCTCTGCGGTCCGCCGAGTGGACGTCCGCCCCCTGCCTGCCTCGCCAGCCCGGCTCTGCCCATCACCGGGTCCTGCCGCCGCCTCCAGCCCAGCCCGGCCACCGGGTTTGCAACGCTCTAAGTCGGACTTGAGCGAGCGCTTTTCTAGGGCAGCTGCTGACCTTGAGCGCTTTTTTAACTTCTGCGGCCTGGACCCGGAGGAGGCAAGAGGATTGGGTGTGGCCCACCTGGCACGGGCCAGCTCGGATATCGTGTCCCTGGCAGGGCCCAGTGCTGGGCCGGGCAGCTCTGAAGGGGGCTGCTCCCGCCGCAGCTCGGTTACTGTTGAGGAGCGGGCCCGGGAGCGCGTTCCCTATGGCGTGTCGGTGGTGGAGCGCAATGCCCGCGTGATCAAGTGGCTGTATGGGTTAAGGCAGGCACGGGAGAGCCCAGCAGCTGAAGGCTAG